GCCTAATCTGCTTTAGTAGTTCATTTGCAGTCCTGAGATCATAGGTAGAGACAACTTGTGCACAGTGAATCAACAGAGTTCTCAAATCCACCACTTCCTTAGATGACTTCTTAGTGCGTGTCTTTTCAGCATTAGACTGTGGATGTCCAGACTGCTGCAAGCTATTGCAGTCTTCTCCCCCAGTACAGTAGTAAGAACGCTCTGCTTTAGGATCAGAACATAGCAATACCCTATCAAACATCTCTGATAGCTCATCTTCGTCTTCTTCCAGATGAACTGCTGACTGCTTTCTACTCCTTTCTTCTAATTCATGATCTTCTCTGTGAAGATTCTTTCGTCCCCTCAACCATTTAGGTGAATTCtccctctcatccttctctgtCTTCACGACCACCCTTTGAGTCTCCACCTTTGATTGTGGGGGCAATGTGCCATTCTCCAGATCAATAACAAGATTAGTAGCCTTAGGAAGGAATTTACTAGCTTCCTCTACTCCTCTCTTAAACTGCAACACCGATTCGctatcactaaaaatatttggaacCAAGACTGGGCTTGGTGCCTCATTACCAGTCTTACTGAAACTATCAAAAGAGTTTGCGGAGGCCTGTGAGCCAGATCCTATAGTCGAGCTGAAAACATAGTTTTCAGGTAGAGGGTTCAGTAAGAAAGAGGATTTGTAGTTAAGATCACCAGGATCAACGACCAACTGATGGTTCGTGGAATTGCCAGGATCAGCAATCCACTGATGGTTCACCGAATTGCTAGAGCCATTACTAGGACTGCTATAACTACTATAATCACTGAAACTACTCCAGGCATTATCATCAGGACTGTCAACAATTTGATGGGTTTGATTCCGGGAAGGAGGATTTTGCCCACCAAGAACCTCGTAAAACGACCTCTCAGCAGCTTGTAGCGCCAGCGGGTCATGGAACATACAAGCTTTGTCCTCCAGATTCTCTTCCATAAGCACCTGGCTTACGTACTTGAGAAAACTATCAGAAGATTCACCTTCATCGGAAGAATCTCCATCTGGGCTCAAGCTCGAAGATGGAGCAAACGCACCCAGGTTCATATCAGGAGGAAGAACAGGACGATCCAAGAAGTTAAAATCTAGAGGCGAGTGAGAATCGAATTTGAATCCATTCTCAAAATGGAAACTGATCTGAATCGATCAAAAAGGCCTGACCATTCAGTTCGAAATCGTTAATCGAATCAACAAATCCACCCAAACGGGAATCCATAGCTGAAATCCTAACCCTAATAAATCAAGTCTCACTAAACAACTATCTTTCAACCGCTAATCTAGATTTCAGAACCTATTAACCCAGaccacataaaaataaaaatctatagaACCAACTAAATAGGAGggggaaaaaaactaaaatttgggCATATTCATGTTAAAAATCTGGCAAAGCAGAATCCAAGTTCTTCGACAACCCTagaaatacataaatttctagAGCGATGAAAAGAAGAGGGAGTGGCTAACCTGATCACTCGAGGAGGATAGAGAAGGCACTCTGACTTGAAGAAGATAGCGGACGGCACAATCGGCTTTATAAAGGAGGGAAGAAGGAAGGGGGGCTGCTCATCCACGAAGCCTCCAGGAAATCGTCGGACGAGGCGCTGCCCCAGTACCAAGGTCCACCGGCTATAACCGGTCACTCCCTCCCGCAATTCGCTGCCTCATCCAACCGAATCTCCTCCCTTGAGTCGCCGCCTCTCCCCACCAGCCATTAGTTTCTGAATATTCTCGTCCCATTTCGCTGCTTCACGTTTACTGGCCTCCAATTCAACTCTCCAGTAACCTAGCGCCACgttgacaaaaaaataaaaaaagcctTCTTTTGTGACAGGTTTTTTATCGAGGATATGGAACTTTCCATTTC
The sequence above is drawn from the Vitis riparia cultivar Riparia Gloire de Montpellier isolate 1030 chromosome 6, EGFV_Vit.rip_1.0, whole genome shotgun sequence genome and encodes:
- the LOC117916837 gene encoding scarecrow-like protein 14 → MNLGAFAPSSSLSPDGDSSDEGESSDSFLKYVSQVLMEENLEDKACMFHDPLALQAAERSFYEVLGGQNPPSRNQTHQIVDSPDDNAWSSFSDYSSYSSPSNGSSNSVNHQWIADPGNSTNHQLVVDPGDLNYKSSFLLNPLPENYVFSSTIGSGSQASANSFDSFSKTGNEAPSPVLVPNIFSDSESVLQFKRGVEEASKFLPKATNLVIDLENGTLPPQSKVETQRVVVKTEKDERENSPKWLRGRKNLHREDHELEERSRKQSAVHLEEDEDELSEMFDRVLLCSDPKAERSYYCTGGEDCNSLQQSGHPQSNAEKTRTKKSSKEVVDLRTLLIHCAQVVSTYDLRTANELLKQIRQHSSPFGDGSQRLAHFFAEGLEARLAGTGTEIYTVLASKKVSATAMLKAYELFLAACPYKRISIFFANHMILRLAEKAKVLHIIDFGILYGFQWPGLIQRLSARPGGPPKLRITGIELPQPGFRPAERVEETGRRLARYCERFNVPFEYNAIAKKWETIQIGDLKVDSNEVIAVNSMFRFKNLLDETIVVDSPRNAVLGLIRKINPHIFIHSITNGSYNAPFFVTRFREALFHFSAVFDALGNNIASENEHRLMYEKEFLGQEVMNVIACEGSERVERPETYRQWQVRNLNAGFRQLPLNQELTKKLKTKVKLGYHKDFLVDEDGNWLLQGWKGRVLFASSCWIPA